A stretch of DNA from Equus caballus isolate H_3958 breed thoroughbred chromosome 13, TB-T2T, whole genome shotgun sequence:
GAGCGAGAACTGGATGAGCCAGGACAGCAGGTAGGCTGGGGGAGACCTTTTACTGTATGGGATGGAGAGCATTCCTGGAGGGAATGGGTTTGTCCATGCAATAAGAATAGCTGAATGGACGTTTCTGTTGAGTTAGACCTTGTTTCCCCCTGTTTTTCTTCTGCATCCTGTATTGACTTTTAGCTTTGGGAATTGAATGGGatggatgtttttcttttctctttcctagaGGTTCTACATAGCTCTCCTGAAGCTTGCTTTCCTTCTAATTCTTAAAGTGAGCTGTGCTGAGACCCAGCCATTCCTGATTGTCTCTAGGTCTCACCTCCTCCAAATGAACAGAAACAGGTGTGGGCGAAGATGTCATCTTCAGGAACAGCAAAGGAATCCCTCAGCGGCGTGCAGCCACAGTCTGTGGAGACCATTCCCAAATACGAATCTTGGGGGCCCCTGTACATCCAAGAGACTGGTGAAGAGCAGGATTTCACTCCAGAGCTGAGACAGATTCAAGGTAGGGAAGATCAGCCAGGCCCTGCTTGATGCCCCAGGCCTTTGTGATTGAAGAAGAAACGGGATAATTCTAATTACTGTTCTGAGGCAGTCCCCTGGTTTGACTCGACTGGTCTGACTACCAGAAAGAGTTGCCTTTCTTGCCTCAGATGCATCTCAGTCCTAGCATGGGAACAGATGACACACTCCTAAAGGGTCAGTTGAAGTGAGTTTAACAAAGGGACTGTTTCCGGAGGTGTGGACAGGTTGAATGAACCAATAAGAGAAGGTGTTTGTTGTCTGTTAATGATTTAGTGAAGCTGTCATAGTCAGCTTTGGATGATGCAGAAATGGTCCCTGGTAAATTGTTTTTCAACTGCTGCCTGCTTAGGCTATTTAAAATTCTTGAGCTTCGTTACGTTAACTCCTTTCCCACACAGTTCATGGCAGCTGGAAGGGAAGTCTCTCTGCGTAGCCCAGTGCTTGCTCATCTGGAGAGTGACAGGGATTTTGGTGCTTCGGTGCTATGTGTGCAGCAGACGGTCAGTGGGGATGAGCCTGGAAGCCGCTGAGTGGTTACTGccagcagaggaaggaaatagGTGGTCAGGTGGAGAGGGAGACACAGGGACAAGGAAAAAGGGGCTCAGAGGAAAGTGCTCGTTGAGGGATGACAGTTGTCAGAGGGAGCCCCTTTTTCTGTGTGAATTTCTCTTACTCCCCTTTTCCGTGTATGTGGGCAGTTAGATGGACTTTTTAGAAGTGTGACTGCCTAGTGAATTGCTCTAAAAATGATCTAATTCTTCAGTCTGATTTCAACAGTAAATGTTACTTTAAACGAATTATAAGACAAAGCCAATATAGGTGACATGATAAAGAGTTAAACTCTTGTGGGAGTTAAGTGCTTTCATTCAAATGAATAAGGATCTAGGACTAGAATGATTATAAATGGGCTGAATCTTcccttcttttgcttttatattcAGTTTTTGTGAGAATGTGGATTTTGTTAGTTTGCCACTAGCCCTTTCTCCCTtaattatcctttttattttccttaatcaACTCTGACCCTTCAGCAATCTATCTTTCTTGTTCCTTTCTGTCGAGCATCACCCGTCTCCTTTGCTGCTGTCCCCATACGCTTGGTTTGGCCTTGTTGCCCTCTAGGTATGAAGTTCTAACAGAGAAAGCCATGTGTTCATCACACCATAACCGCTTCTGGTAGGGACTTGTGTGAGAGTCTGGTCTTGAAACTAGATTTGATGGTGACTTATTTGTATCAATGTGATATTGTGACCTCTCAGAGCAATGTTTGGCCACCCTTTGGAACCCATCCGTGTCACTGAGGATTCTGTTTCTCCTTTAACACTTTCTTCTCAGCACAGGAAACAACTGACATGTCCTTTTTCTACTTAATGTTTCAGATCGTAAATCGAACACTCAGAATGAGGCATCAACAGATAAGCCAGAAAGTTCTGAAGAATCTCATGCAGAAGGATTCCAAAGGGATATTACCCCCATGATTACTGCCAATAAATGTGAGGCCAGGTTAGAAAGGCAGTGGGTAAACCTTGAAAAGGAAAGTGGAACAAAAACCCCTCTCCTAGACAAAGGTTCCAAGAAAGGTAGAGAACTAATTCCTACTAAACCTCCCCCGGGAGAGAGACGTTACATATGCGCtgagtgtgggaaagcctttagtaATAGCTCAAACCTCACTAAGCACCGGAGAACACACACTGGGGAGAAGCCGTATGTGTGCACCaagtgtgggaaagccttcagccaCAGCTCAAACCTTACCCTTCACTACAGGACACACTTGGTGGACCGGCCCTATGACTGTAAGTGTGGGAAAGCCTTCGGTCAGAGCTCAGACCTCCTTAAACATCAGCGAATGCACACTGAAGAGGCACCTTATCAGTGTAAAGATTGTGGAAAGGCTTTCAGTGGTAAAGGCAGCCTCATTCGGCACTATCGAATACACACTGGGGAGAAACCTTATCAGTGTAACGAGTGTGGGAAGAGCTTTAGTCAGCACGCGGGTCTTAGTTCTCATCAGAGActccacactggagagaagccatataaatgtaaggagtgtgggaaagccttcaacCACAGCTCCAATTTTAATAAACATCACCGAATCCATACTGGGGAAAAGCCCTATTGGTGTAATAATTGTGGAAAGACCTTCTGCAGTAAGTCAAATCTCTCCAAACACCAGAGAGTCCACACTGGAGAGGGAGAAGTGCTTTAACTGGCAAATATACTCTTGCTGGTTTTGGgattctgtgtttgtttttcttctttagaacaTGAGTGCTAGAGAGAAACCCAGTAATTGCAATATAAACTCTGGTGGTGGATTTTATTTCACTCCACATCAAAGGATGCCTGAGGAGGGAGCTGAGGCGGCAGCACTGTAGGATGGGGCCCTGGTGGGTGTCGGGATTCCTCACTCACCAGCTCACTGGGGCAGGGTCCCCTCGCCACACTTTGGTCCTATAAACCATGCCAGCATTGCCTTTTGTATAGTTAAACTCATGTGTATCCAGTATAGTTAAAGAAGAAACGTAAAAGCTGTTTAACTGTTTTAATATGTATTCAAGAATGACAATTTGTAAAGAATTGAGCCACGCTGAACACAATTTAATCTGATTCAGAATAAACTTAGAACATCTTGTAATGCCTCAAGACTGTTATTATAATAGAGGGTCTGTTGGTTATTGAACACTATGCTGAAGAGAGGA
This window harbors:
- the ZKSCAN1 gene encoding zinc finger protein with KRAB and SCAN domains 1 isoform X1; protein product: MMTKVLGMATVLGPRPPQEQVGLVIVKVEEEEKGKCLPSLEMFRQRFRQFGYHDTPGPREALSQLRVLCCEWLRPEIHTKEQILELLVLEQFLTILPQELQAWVQEHCPESAEEAVTLLEDLERELDEPGQQVSPPPNEQKQVWAKMSSSGTAKESLSGVQPQSVETIPKYESWGPLYIQETGEEQDFTPELRQIQDRKSNTQNEASTDKPESSEESHAEGFQRDITPMITANKCEARLERQWVNLEKESGTKTPLLDKGSKKGRELIPTKPPPGERRYICAECGKAFSNSSNLTKHRRTHTGEKPYVCTKCGKAFSHSSNLTLHYRTHLVDRPYDCKCGKAFGQSSDLLKHQRMHTEEAPYQCKDCGKAFSGKGSLIRHYRIHTGEKPYQCNECGKSFSQHAGLSSHQRLHTGEKPYKCKECGKAFNHSSNFNKHHRIHTGEKPYWCNNCGKTFCSKSNLSKHQRVHTGEGEVL